A segment of the Streptomyces dengpaensis genome:
CCGGGATTCCCTTTCAGATTGCGGGCAGCATTCCGCGAAAAGGAGAACACGGGAATGGCCGTGAAACTGCGTGAACACCAGATTGAGGCCGTTGCCGCCATTGTGCGCGGCCTCGATATCCCGCCGGGTGGAATCCCCGCCAATGGTCTGCGCGGTCAGGTGCACGCCGCGTGCGGGACGGGAAAGACCATCATCGCGGCTTCGGCGGCAAAGCGGCTCGCACCCAAGGGGCGCATTCTCGTTCTGGTGCCGACGCTGGATTTGCTGAGCCAGACGGTTCAGGCGTGGAATGCGGCCGGGCACAAGGGGCCTGCGGTCGCGGTGTGCTCGCTCCAGGACGACCCGGAATTGTGGGCGCTGAAAGTCCGGTCCACCACCAACCCCGTGCAATTGGCGCTGTGGCACGGCACCGGGCAGGTCATCATCTTCGCCACGTACGCCAGCCTCGGGGTCCTGGCGGAGGCCTTCGAGGGCGTGTACGGGCAGAAGCTCGCTGCGATGGACCTGGTGTGTGTCGATGAGGCGCACCGGACCAGCGGTTCGATGGGTAAGGCCTGGGCGGCCGTGCACGACCAGGACGTCATCCCGGCGGCGCGCCGGCTGTATCTGACGGCGACGCCGCGGATCTGGCAGGAGCGGCCCCCGAACTGGGAGGTTGCCGAGGGCGTGCGGGACCCGCTGCCGCAGGAGATGGCGGCCTCCATGGACGATGAGGAAGTCTTCGGGCCCGTCCTGTACAAGCTGTCGCTGGCGTCGGCCGTGTCCAGGGGGCTGCTGGCGCGGTATCAGATCATCGTGCTGGAGCTGCAGGACCCGGTCGTCACGCCTGAGCGGCTGATGGGCGAGGACCGGCGCAGCGAGGAGGTGCGCGGGCAGCGCCTCGGGGCGCTCCAGGCGGCGCTCCTGCACACCATGGCCAGGCATTCCTTGCAGACGTGCATCACCTTCCACCACCGGACCATAGAGGCTCAGGCTTACGCGGAGGGCCTGGAGCGCGTGGCGGCCCGGTTGCACGAGGATCAGCCGGAGCGGTACCCGGCGGAGATCTGGGCTGACTGGCTGTGCGGGGAGCACGTGCCTGAGCGCCGGCGGGGAGTTCTGGGCAAGTTCGGGTCTACGGCGCTGCGTGCGATTCTCTCGAATTGCCGCGTATTGGGTGAGGGCGTTGATATTCGCGCCGTGGATTCCGTGGCCCTTTTGGATCCCAAGGGAGCGCCGCACGATATCGTGCAGGCCATTGGGCGCGCTCTTCGGCAGAAGCCCGGAGAGGGCAAGTTGGCTTCTCTGATTGTGCCGATTTTCTTGCAGCCGGGAGAAGAGCCCGAGGATATGTTCACCTCCGGGTCTTACCGCCCTCTGGTGAGGGTTCTCGAAGGTCTTCGGGCTCACGATGAAGAGGCCGTGGAGCTGTTGGCGATCCCCCAGGAGCCTCAGAAGGCCATGGTGGAGCCGTCGACGAACATCGGCACGGCGCCCGAGAAGGGTGAGGAAGAATCGCGTCTGCTGCTTCGTTTTGCGGCTCCGCGTGACCCGGTGATGGTCGCGGACTGGGTTTCCTTCAACGTCATCGACACGGAGCGGCAGGACTGGGCGAGGGGCTGGCAGGCGCTCAAGAACTTCTCGGAGCGCGAGCTTCATGCCCGCGTGCCCTATGAACACCGGGAGGGGATGTTTCCGCTGGGGACATGGGTGTCGGAACAGCGACGGGCGTACGGGGCCGGGCAGATGACCGGCAAGCGGGCGCAGCGGCTGGAGAAGCTGGGCATGGTCTGGTCGGTCGCCGATGAGCGGTTCCAGGAGAACCTGGCGGCGGCCCGGGTGTACTACGAAGACCACTGGACCCTCTGTGCTCCGAGGTCCGCCGTGGCCCTGGACAAGCCGGTAGGACAGTGGCTCTCCAATTTGCGGCGGCCGGGTGCGCTCGCCGACAAGCCGGAGTGGGAGGCCGCGCTCCTGGCGGTCGATGAGGACTGGAACCCGGAGTGGCCGGCGGAGTGGCAGAGGCATTTCGCCGCGCTGCGCGAGCTGGTGCGTGACGAGGACGGCCCGGCGGAGGTTCTGCCGGGGTTCACGGTCCACGGGATGGATGTGGGGAAGTGGCTGGCCCGGCAGCAAAAGCCCGAGGTGTGGGCGGACCTGGCGGAGGGTCAGCGCGAGCGCCTGGAGGGCGTCGGCGTCGTCCCGCTGGCCCCGGCCCCGGCTGCGGTGGAGCCGGTCGTGTCCGCGGAGCCGTCCACGGCGCCCGTGAGCGCATTCGAGAGGGGCGTTGCGGCCCTGGTGCAGTACAAGGCGCGTACGGGGTCTGTGACGGTCCCTAGGGCCCATGTAGAGGCGTTGCCGGACGGGTCGGAGGTGAAGCTGGGGGTGTTCCTCAGCAACAGTAAGAGCCGTCGGGCCAAGCTGACCGTCGACAAGCTGCGTGCGCTGGCCGGCCTTGGGCTGGAGTGGGCGGCTGCGGTAGAGGAAGGCGTCGCGTGATGCCCGTACCCGAGGAAGAGCGGCGTGTGCAGGAGGCCGTGCGGCGGCACGTCCGCAACAGCGCCTTCGCGGAGGCGGAGAAGGTCATCTCGTTCGTGTTGTCCGACCCTGGGGTGCAGGAGGCGAGGGCGCGGGTCGAGGCGGCGGAGACGCAGTTCGGCATGGAGCTGTGCGCCCGCCTCCAGCCGTTCCAGGACCGCTACGACCGGGCCGTGCGCGACGGCGACTTGGCCGGGCTCACCGGGATCTGTGCGGGCAAACACGGCCGCTGGGGACGGGTCTGCGTCCTGCCCGACGGTCACGAGACCTCGCTGGAGGAACCGCACTGGGGCCGCAACAGCGAGGGCCAGTCGATCGCATGGGTGGGCAGCGCACCCGACGACTTGTGAGTGCACCAGGTCACGCCGCCGCCCATGGACCGAAGTTGGGGGCGATGTGACGCTGGCAGACAGGACCCCGGGCACGCTGTGCGGCCCGGGGTCTTCCGCTGACCCGGGGTCAGCGGCACCGCCCCAGGGGCTACACGCACTCCAGTGCGATGCCGTGGGCCCGGAGTCGGCGGCATCGCACTGGTGTGCGTGTAGCCCCTGGGAATCTTGGGCTGCTCCCCCTTCAGGCGAGAGCGGGCATCTGCCGCTTCATCAGTTCAGGCGGTAGCCGAGGAGCGCGAGGCCGGCGGCCGCGGCTCGGTGTTGGTAGGCGCGCAGTCCGGGGGCGCCGGGGGGTGCGGGCTTGCGGGCGTTGCGGTGCCAGTGGCCGGTGAGCGCGGCGAGGAACGCGGTGGTGGTGTCGGAGTTCCTGGCAGTGGCGGGGTGGTCGCGGAGCAGCCGGGCGACGTCTGCGGGTGCGTGTCCGGCGAGGATGAGTTGCGGGGCGAGGGAGGCGGCGTCGACGCAGGCCGGGCCGGTGGTGGCGTGTGCCCAGTCCACGAAGGTCACGCCAAGGTGGTGGTCGCGGACCATGTTGTCGGCCCGCAGGTCGCCGTGGACGATGCGGTCGCCGTGCGCGAGGGCGGGCCAGGCGGCTTCGAGTTCGGTGAGCTGTGGAAGGCGGTCGCGGGCGGCGGGGGCGAGGTCGGCCGACGGATCGGCAAGCAGTTCGTCCCAGCCGTGCAGACTGGCCGCTGTTGAGGGCATGGTGCTCACCGCGGCGGCGTAGGAGGCCGGGGCCGGGCTGGAGGTGAGCTTGTCCAGCAGCGCCCACGTCTGTTCGGCATCACCGGACTGCGGAGAGAAGTCGGGGTGCGGTCCGTCCAGGTGGGCGATGACGACGGCCGTCCAGTCGGCCCCGCGATGGATGCCCAGTAGGTTCGGGACCGGAGCGCCGGGCGGCAGCGCGTCCAGGACGTCGGCCTCGTGGACGTTGGCAGCGGTCAGCGGGTCGTCGTCGGGGGCCGCTTTGACGAAGACCCGTCGGCCGCTCTCCAAGGTGAGCGCGGCAGCGAGCTGGTGGCCGAAGCCGCCTGCGGGAGTGACCGTGTCGGTGACGGATGAGCCGAGGGCGTCTTCGAGGCGGGCGCGCAGGGGCGTGGGGACGTCGGTCCATTGCAGACGGCCGCTGGTGGGCGGTACAGGCATCGGGGTAGCTCTCAGAGGTTCAGGAAACGGGTGGCGGGGTGATGGGGTGCGCGCCGAGCCGGACCGCGAGTCGGGCTGAGGAACGGGGTCCTCAGTGCTCCAGCTCGACGCCGGGTGCTCGTCGCCGCATCACGCGCATTCGCCTGTGTCCTCTGGATCAGAAGTGCAAAGGGGCGCCTGTAGGGGCGCCCCTCCACTGTAGTGGGCCGGTCGGGTCACGTGCTGCCGATTAGGGGCAGGTGGTGCATCAGGGACGGTCCGATGCTGGCGGGCTCGGGCAGGAGGTGATCGGCCCCGGCGGCGCGCAGGGCTGCGGGAGGGTGCCAGCCCCAGACCGCTCCGAGCGCGACGACTCCGGCGGCGCGGGCCGCGGTCATGTCGGTGGGGCTGTCCCCGACGTACACCGCGCGTTCTGGTGGGACGTCCAGCTGACTCAGGGCGGCGTGCAGTCCGTCCGGGGCCGGTTTGGGCCGGGTGTCCTGGCGGGTGATGACGACGTCCAGTAGTTCGGCCACCGTCGGCGGCAGCAGCCACCGCAGGCGGTCGGGGTCCTGGAGGGTGACCGCGCCGGTGGCCGTGCCCTGCGCGCGCAGGGCCAGCAGGCCGGAGAGCACGCAGGGGAACGGCTTCACGGGGTTGGCCGACATGGCGCCGTCCCACCAGCGGTCGCACGCGTCGTCGGGATCGGCGACGTCCAGGAGCGCCAAGACCTCGATGCGGGGGCGGCGCAGCGCGCCGGGCGGAAGGTCGCCCGGCGTCACGCGGCGCCCGAGAGCGCAGGTGGCGACCGCCGCGAGGGTGGAGCGCACCGCGTCGGCGCTGTCCAGCAGCACTCCGTCCAGGTCGAACAGTGCCGCTTGGCGGGAGTCCGTCACCGGGCACCGTCCGGGTCTCGGACCAGGGCGCGCAGGACCAGGTGGTGGTCGGCGAGCAGGGCGGTGGCGCCCGCGTCCCGGTCCAGGACGCACACGGCCGTGCCGACCAGCGCGCCGCCGATGCGCAGCAGGCGGGCGCTGCGCAGGAGGCTGGTGCCGCTGCGGGCGGTGTCGTCCAGCAGGACGGTCCGCCGGCCTCCCAGGTCGGCGCCCTCGATCTGCTGCCACGTGCCGTGGCCCTTCGGTGCCGGGCGCAGGAAGGCGGCGGGCAGACCGGTGTGCAGGGACACCGCCGTGACCAGCGGGACCCCGGCCAGCGCCGGACCGGCCAGGGCCTCGGTGCCGTCGGGCAGCAGATCCGCGAGCGCGGCCGCGGTCTCCGTCAGCATCTGAGGGTCGCCGGCCAGCCGGTAGGGGTCGAAGTAGCTGTCGAGCGTGCCGCCGTCGGGGAGCTGGTACGGGCCCGGCCGGTAGGCGACGGTGGCGATCTTCTCCGCGAAGAGGGCGGTAGACGTGGACGGAGTCATGGCTCGCACCGCCCGGCGTCCAGGGCCTTGAGGTCGGCGGCGAGCGCTTCCATGTCGGGGAGTTCCCGCAGGAAGCCCAGCGGCCGGGTCGGGCTCTCGGTCAGCCATCCCTCCGCCCTCAGGAACGCGCTCAGGCGGCACGCGGCAGGCCCGAGCAGCCGTACGGGGACGGAGCGGATCGTGGTGGCGTAGTACAAGGCGGCGGTCAGTTCGTGCAGCGTGCCGACCCCTCCGCCCATCGCCACGACCAGGTCCGCGTCATCGAGGTAGGCGTGCAGCCGACTGCCCATGGTCGGGGAGTGCACGGTGGTGGTGACGTGCGGGTTGAGCGCTCCCCAGTCGGGTCGGTCGGCCAGCGTGATCGCGGTGACCGGCACGCCGTGGCGGGCGGCGCCGCGCGCGGCGGCCTCCATCAGCCCGTTGTAGCCGCCGTGCCGCAGGGCGTACCCGGCGCGGGCCAGGGCGGCGCCGGCCGCCTCCGCTAACGGTTCCTCGCCGTCCGGCGGGACGACCCCGGCGAACAGGGCCACGGTCAGATCCGTGGCGTGGTCGGTGCTGTTCATGCCAGTCCTTCCTCGTGCTGCTGGTAGGCGCGGTACGCGGTGATCTGGTCGGTCAGCGAGTCGGCGGCGTGCGGGGCGATCCGCTGCGCGAGGCGCACGATGCGGTCCAGGGCGTCGTCGGCCTGCGCCACGGTGGGGACCGGCGGGCTGGTCAGCGCCTCGGTCAGCTCGGTCAGGCACTCCCGGCCGGTGGCGGTGCGGCCGACTTCGTCGTGCAGGTGGTACCAGCCGTGGTGCCGGGAGTGCGGGACCAGCGCGGTGCGGATGACGTCCCGGCAGGTGGCGTTCAGGTCGTGCAGGAGGCCGTAGGCGATGTACTGCTGGCCCCGGGCCAGGCGCTTGCGGAGCATCGCGTGCAGCACCATCGCCTGGACCAGGAGCTGGCCGCAGTCCGCCGGCGTCTGTGCGGCCCGGGCGAGTTCCTGTGCCGTGCGCTGCTGGGTGCTGGCGTCGGCGGGTTCGTCGGCGCCGGGGCCCTGCCACAGCAGGCGGGGGCCGATCCTGCGGCGCAGCGCGTCGACCGCGCTGGTCGGGCACAGGTACAGGTCGAGCTGGAGCAGATGGCCGTCGTGGGGCAGTAGGTAGACGAACCCGGCGCCGCCCAGGTTGCCGACGATGGTGTCCCGCCAGCCGGGCAGCAGCGTGCCGAACGTGGTGGACATCAGCGCGTCCAAGTTCCCCATCAGGGCAGGCAGCCGGTCGTCGCGGACGGCGACGACCAGGTCGACGTCGGAGAGCCGGTCAGCGGTCCCGGTGGCGAGCGAGCCGCGGACCAGCAGGTGGGTGACGGCCGTGGTGGCCGACAGGGCGTGGACCAGGTCGCCCAGGACGGCGAGCTGCACCGGCCGGTGGGCGTGCGCGAGTTCCTCGAGCGCGGTCAGCTCGCTCGGTGGAGATACCGAGGTGGACATCAGTGTCCTGCCTTTCGGGTGAAGGGGATCGGTCCGGGTCAGGGGCGGGCGAGCAGGTGCGCCTTCGCCTCGCGCCACCGGCGCGCGTCGGCGTCCTGGCCGCGGCCCGTGTGGAGTTCGGCGATCAGGTCGTACGCGCCGCCCTCCGGCAGGGCGTAGGTGTAGAAGGCGCGCAGGAGCGTCTGTTCCGCCGCGTCGGTGAAGCCGAGTTCCGCGAGCTGTCCGGCCCGCCCCATCAGCGCGGCCCGGTCGGCCGCCGTCATCTCCGGCAGGTCCGTCGCGTCCCCGTCGCGCAGGTGCGGGCGTGCGGCGAGCGCCTCATAGGCGTCGTCCGCGTACACGTCGGCGATCAGGTGGAGCCGGTCCGGGCCCGTCGTGTTGCACACCCCGTGCGCCTGTGAGGGCGTCAGCCTCCACAGCGCCCCGGCCGCCATGTGGACCCGGGCCCCTGCGGTGACCAGGACGGCGGAGGGGTTGGTGACTAGCGGGATGTGCAGGCGGTGGCGGCCGGTGTCGCGCAGTTCGGCGTAGTCGCGGTGTTCCCACAGGTAGGAGTGGGGCTCCAGGCGGGCCAGGCGCACGTACATGAAGTCCAGCCCCAGCGAGTCGAGGAACCGCGCGGTCGCGGGCATGGCCTCCAGTAAGGAGGTGGGGCGTGGTCGTCCGTCGCCGATGACGACGTCGTGCGGGTCACCAGAGTCGGAGTGGTTCATCAGCGACGTGGTCCACCAGCCGCCGGACTGGTACTCGCCGTACGCGACGACACCGCGCGTCGGCGCCCCGAGCGCTTCGGCCCGCATCTGCTCAACCATCGTCTCCTCCAGGTCGATCAGCC
Coding sequences within it:
- a CDS encoding DEAD/DEAH box helicase, which codes for MAVKLREHQIEAVAAIVRGLDIPPGGIPANGLRGQVHAACGTGKTIIAASAAKRLAPKGRILVLVPTLDLLSQTVQAWNAAGHKGPAVAVCSLQDDPELWALKVRSTTNPVQLALWHGTGQVIIFATYASLGVLAEAFEGVYGQKLAAMDLVCVDEAHRTSGSMGKAWAAVHDQDVIPAARRLYLTATPRIWQERPPNWEVAEGVRDPLPQEMAASMDDEEVFGPVLYKLSLASAVSRGLLARYQIIVLELQDPVVTPERLMGEDRRSEEVRGQRLGALQAALLHTMARHSLQTCITFHHRTIEAQAYAEGLERVAARLHEDQPERYPAEIWADWLCGEHVPERRRGVLGKFGSTALRAILSNCRVLGEGVDIRAVDSVALLDPKGAPHDIVQAIGRALRQKPGEGKLASLIVPIFLQPGEEPEDMFTSGSYRPLVRVLEGLRAHDEEAVELLAIPQEPQKAMVEPSTNIGTAPEKGEEESRLLLRFAAPRDPVMVADWVSFNVIDTERQDWARGWQALKNFSERELHARVPYEHREGMFPLGTWVSEQRRAYGAGQMTGKRAQRLEKLGMVWSVADERFQENLAAARVYYEDHWTLCAPRSAVALDKPVGQWLSNLRRPGALADKPEWEAALLAVDEDWNPEWPAEWQRHFAALRELVRDEDGPAEVLPGFTVHGMDVGKWLARQQKPEVWADLAEGQRERLEGVGVVPLAPAPAAVEPVVSAEPSTAPVSAFERGVAALVQYKARTGSVTVPRAHVEALPDGSEVKLGVFLSNSKSRRAKLTVDKLRALAGLGLEWAAAVEEGVA
- a CDS encoding aspartyl/asparaginyl beta-hydroxylase domain-containing protein gives rise to the protein MVTTLPAAAAAQTGPGRAEVLDQVARLIDLEETMVEQMRAEALGAPTRGVVAYGEYQSGGWWTTSLMNHSDSGDPHDVVIGDGRPRPTSLLEAMPATARFLDSLGLDFMYVRLARLEPHSYLWEHRDYAELRDTGRHRLHIPLVTNPSAVLVTAGARVHMAAGALWRLTPSQAHGVCNTTGPDRLHLIADVYADDAYEALAARPHLRDGDATDLPEMTAADRAALMGRAGQLAELGFTDAAEQTLLRAFYTYALPEGGAYDLIAELHTGRGQDADARRWREAKAHLLARP
- a CDS encoding orotate phosphoribosyltransferase, whose product is MTPSTSTALFAEKIATVAYRPGPYQLPDGGTLDSYFDPYRLAGDPQMLTETAAALADLLPDGTEALAGPALAGVPLVTAVSLHTGLPAAFLRPAPKGHGTWQQIEGADLGGRRTVLLDDTARSGTSLLRSARLLRIGGALVGTAVCVLDRDAGATALLADHHLVLRALVRDPDGAR
- a CDS encoding LOG family protein produces the protein MNSTDHATDLTVALFAGVVPPDGEEPLAEAAGAALARAGYALRHGGYNGLMEAAARGAARHGVPVTAITLADRPDWGALNPHVTTTVHSPTMGSRLHAYLDDADLVVAMGGGVGTLHELTAALYYATTIRSVPVRLLGPAACRLSAFLRAEGWLTESPTRPLGFLRELPDMEALAADLKALDAGRCEP
- a CDS encoding HAD family hydrolase, coding for MTDSRQAALFDLDGVLLDSADAVRSTLAAVATCALGRRVTPGDLPPGALRRPRIEVLALLDVADPDDACDRWWDGAMSANPVKPFPCVLSGLLALRAQGTATGAVTLQDPDRLRWLLPPTVAELLDVVITRQDTRPKPAPDGLHAALSQLDVPPERAVYVGDSPTDMTAARAAGVVALGAVWGWHPPAALRAAGADHLLPEPASIGPSLMHHLPLIGST
- a CDS encoding phosphotransferase family protein; this translates as MPVPPTSGRLQWTDVPTPLRARLEDALGSSVTDTVTPAGGFGHQLAAALTLESGRRVFVKAAPDDDPLTAANVHEADVLDALPPGAPVPNLLGIHRGADWTAVVIAHLDGPHPDFSPQSGDAEQTWALLDKLTSSPAPASYAAAVSTMPSTAASLHGWDELLADPSADLAPAARDRLPQLTELEAAWPALAHGDRIVHGDLRADNMVRDHHLGVTFVDWAHATTGPACVDAASLAPQLILAGHAPADVARLLRDHPATARNSDTTTAFLAALTGHWHRNARKPAPPGAPGLRAYQHRAAAAGLALLGYRLN
- a CDS encoding nucleotidyltransferase domain-containing protein, coding for MSTSVSPPSELTALEELAHAHRPVQLAVLGDLVHALSATTAVTHLLVRGSLATGTADRLSDVDLVVAVRDDRLPALMGNLDALMSTTFGTLLPGWRDTIVGNLGGAGFVYLLPHDGHLLQLDLYLCPTSAVDALRRRIGPRLLWQGPGADEPADASTQQRTAQELARAAQTPADCGQLLVQAMVLHAMLRKRLARGQQYIAYGLLHDLNATCRDVIRTALVPHSRHHGWYHLHDEVGRTATGRECLTELTEALTSPPVPTVAQADDALDRIVRLAQRIAPHAADSLTDQITAYRAYQQHEEGLA